The Gemmatimonadaceae bacterium genome contains a region encoding:
- a CDS encoding CocE/NonD family hydrolase: MGRIPSIRAVARIAVALLLASSPARAQRDGGQPDSLYTREHYDKAEYMVPMRDGVKLYTIVYTPKDTSPAVPFMLLRTPYGIPPYPLTEFKRVLGPSPEFDRDGFIFVYQDARGKFRSEGTFHVQDPYIPVKHGPKDVDESSDNYDTIDWLLKNIPHNNGRVGQWGISYPGWQTVMGMIAAHPALKAASPQSSPSDMFIGDDFHHNGAFRFMYTFSWLSGNARPRGAQTTERQRPFDYGTTDAYHFFLNVGTVARVNDLYFHDQVPTWNDFLQHPNYDSYWQDQALVKDLKNITPAVLNVTGWFDQEDFYGPMSIYYAIEKNNPGNKSTLVVGPWNHGGWGAGGGDSLGPVKFGSATGEYFRREVQLPFFEHYLKDKPGVPPEAVVFESGTNVWKTYDSWPPKQAVKQNLYLQPGGMLSFSPPANDAAPYDSYVDDPAHPVPFTTEKRPTQGFLWMVEDQWFASTRPDVLVYQSEPLDRDLTIAGPIIAKMRVSTSGTDADFIVKLVDVFPDNLPATLTADGAVQQQGGRFGGRGDQRMRNYQMLVGAEVFRAKYRKSYSKPEPMVPNQVTPVEWDLRDKNHTFQKGHRIMVQVQSTWFPLIDRNPHQFMDIYSAKPSDYKSATQRVYHTTAQPSHLELLVMPQ; the protein is encoded by the coding sequence ATGGGCAGAATCCCTTCCATACGCGCGGTGGCACGGATCGCCGTCGCTCTCCTGCTCGCGAGCTCGCCCGCACGAGCGCAACGGGACGGTGGCCAGCCCGACTCGCTCTACACGCGCGAGCATTACGACAAGGCCGAGTACATGGTCCCGATGCGCGACGGCGTGAAGCTGTACACGATCGTCTACACGCCGAAGGACACGTCACCGGCGGTGCCGTTCATGCTCCTGCGCACGCCGTACGGTATTCCACCGTACCCGCTCACCGAGTTCAAGCGCGTGCTCGGGCCGTCACCGGAGTTCGATCGTGACGGGTTCATTTTCGTGTATCAGGACGCGCGCGGAAAATTCCGCTCCGAGGGCACGTTCCACGTGCAGGATCCGTACATACCGGTGAAGCACGGACCGAAGGACGTCGACGAGAGCAGCGACAACTACGACACGATCGATTGGCTGCTCAAGAATATTCCGCATAACAACGGCCGCGTCGGGCAGTGGGGAATTTCGTATCCCGGCTGGCAAACAGTGATGGGAATGATTGCCGCGCACCCGGCGCTCAAGGCGGCATCGCCGCAATCGTCGCCCTCGGACATGTTCATCGGCGACGACTTCCACCATAACGGCGCCTTCCGTTTCATGTACACGTTCAGTTGGCTGTCCGGCAATGCACGTCCCCGCGGCGCGCAAACTACGGAGCGCCAGCGGCCCTTCGATTACGGGACGACGGACGCGTACCACTTCTTCCTCAACGTCGGCACGGTCGCGCGCGTGAACGACCTGTACTTCCACGATCAGGTGCCGACGTGGAACGACTTCCTGCAGCATCCGAACTACGACTCGTACTGGCAGGATCAGGCCCTCGTGAAGGACCTCAAGAACATCACGCCGGCGGTGCTCAACGTCACCGGGTGGTTCGATCAGGAAGACTTCTACGGTCCGATGAGCATCTACTACGCGATCGAGAAGAACAATCCAGGGAACAAGAGCACACTCGTCGTCGGTCCGTGGAACCATGGCGGCTGGGGTGCGGGCGGCGGCGACTCGCTAGGTCCCGTGAAGTTCGGCTCTGCGACCGGCGAGTACTTCCGACGCGAGGTACAGCTTCCGTTCTTCGAGCACTATCTCAAGGACAAGCCAGGTGTGCCGCCCGAAGCAGTCGTCTTCGAGTCCGGCACCAACGTCTGGAAGACCTACGACAGCTGGCCGCCGAAGCAGGCGGTAAAGCAGAACCTGTATCTCCAGCCGGGCGGCATGCTCTCGTTCTCGCCGCCGGCGAACGATGCCGCGCCATACGACAGCTATGTCGACGACCCGGCGCACCCGGTGCCATTCACGACCGAGAAGCGACCGACGCAGGGCTTTCTCTGGATGGTCGAGGATCAGTGGTTCGCGTCGACACGGCCCGACGTCCTCGTCTACCAGTCCGAGCCGCTCGATCGCGACCTGACGATCGCCGGCCCGATCATCGCCAAGATGCGCGTGTCGACGTCGGGGACGGATGCGGACTTCATCGTCAAGCTCGTCGACGTCTTTCCCGACAACCTGCCGGCGACGCTCACCGCCGACGGCGCCGTGCAACAGCAGGGCGGCCGCTTCGGCGGGCGCGGTGATCAGCGGATGCGAAACTACCAGATGCTCGTCGGCGCCGAGGTCTTCCGCGCGAAGTATCGGAAGAGCTACTCGAAGCCGGAGCCGATGGTCCCGAATCAGGTCACGCCGGTCGAGTGGGACCTCCGCGACAAGAACCACACCTTCCAGAAAGGGCATCGGATCATGGTGCAGGTGCAGAGCACCTGGTTCCCGCTCATCGATCGCAACCCGCACCAGTTCATGGACATCTACAGCGCCAAGCCGTCGGACTACAAATCGGCGACGCAGCGCGTGTATCACACGACTGCGCAGCCGTCGCACCTCGAGCTTCTCGTGATGCCGCAGTAG
- a CDS encoding SusC/RagA family TonB-linked outer membrane protein → MTAIQLLDSKRWVRPLGVLLVALPGVLFAQGGGTVGGTIVAQGSQRPLAGVEVGVGGVGGKGAITDGSGRFKLTDLTGASVILNVRFLGYRPVIDTVAVGTTDVRLELVERALELNSVVVTGTAGGAQARELGTSVAVVNVADVQQQAAIPSVQGLINGRTPGVDVIQTTGQVGAGSQIRIRGVGSFSLSSTPLVYVDGVRANNGSTGVVSRFNDIDPEEIASIEVLKGPAAATLYGTEAARGVINIITKRGDPGATKYTFAAQSGSQWFQDAAGRMRTNYWQNPQDSSLWSINMVKSEAANGTPLFRTGGITNYSASASGGSGIYRHFISGEFSDAEGIVSSNARTQKNVRANLSIVPSSKLSIETSTGYLTSWTSTTGEGGSASAIWGELAIPQRTLAACPILFNPVPRGCGWARGSIVSPPEVYAQTQNWQDVRRFTGSASIRYEPFSWMSHRFLIGTDYTLEDVNSFLPYQTDSVITFFLGSRFDGSRSETTQQTTYNTYDYAGGVHFNVRPELIAKSTVGFQYYTNKQTALTASGTHFPTPGLSTISATGTKGAPTSSLVANNTLGGYFQQEFALNNRLFLTGAARVDNNSAFGSDAKFTTYPKVSASWVASDDPAARRFLPSWVSELRFRGAYGGSGQQPLTNSALRTLAPVAGPNGLTTLTNNTIGNPELKPERVLGTEAGFETGLLDDRFGVDLTLYRDVSHDAILASTVAPSTAFGASTQYINAGQINKKGYELALKGQLLNRPRYGWDMQFNLAGVSSKIIKLGSGGDTLINVTGGNTQVGTVGDVFQRIGYSPFDLFTYRVVSATFDPVTRKAINAICDDGRGGTTPCFVPGTSTVAAPLVFVGHSIPTTTGSWINTFRFSAFRLYVMMDFQRGFKKTDTNYEQTCQVFNDCLENIYPERYSPAVVAQAQNGGQLQNYWIRSANFVKMREVALTFDAPLHAVHYVGAKSLAITVSARNLGMWTKYTGLDPENSLIAPSGMSGNIGTDQTEFPQLTSVVIGVRLGY, encoded by the coding sequence ATGACTGCGATACAGCTCCTCGATTCGAAGCGGTGGGTCAGGCCGTTGGGTGTCTTGCTGGTCGCGCTGCCCGGCGTGCTGTTCGCGCAAGGCGGCGGCACCGTCGGTGGAACGATCGTCGCGCAGGGCAGCCAGCGACCGCTGGCGGGTGTCGAAGTCGGCGTCGGCGGCGTGGGTGGGAAGGGCGCCATCACCGACGGCTCCGGCCGATTCAAACTTACTGATCTCACCGGTGCGTCGGTCATTCTGAACGTCCGTTTTCTCGGGTATCGGCCCGTGATCGACACGGTGGCGGTCGGCACGACCGACGTGCGTCTCGAGCTCGTCGAGCGTGCGCTCGAGCTGAATTCGGTGGTCGTTACCGGAACGGCCGGTGGCGCGCAGGCGCGAGAGCTGGGCACGTCGGTCGCCGTCGTCAACGTTGCGGACGTCCAGCAGCAGGCGGCAATCCCGAGCGTTCAGGGATTGATCAACGGGCGGACACCAGGCGTCGACGTGATCCAAACCACGGGACAGGTGGGTGCCGGCTCTCAGATCCGGATCCGCGGCGTCGGCTCATTCTCGCTTTCGAGCACGCCGCTCGTGTACGTCGACGGTGTGCGTGCGAACAACGGCTCGACCGGCGTTGTGTCGCGCTTCAATGACATCGATCCGGAAGAGATCGCGAGCATCGAGGTGCTGAAGGGGCCAGCGGCGGCGACGCTCTATGGCACCGAAGCCGCGCGCGGCGTGATCAACATCATCACGAAGCGCGGCGACCCGGGCGCGACCAAGTACACCTTCGCTGCGCAGAGCGGTAGTCAGTGGTTCCAGGACGCCGCGGGGCGCATGAGGACGAACTACTGGCAAAATCCGCAGGACAGCAGTCTGTGGTCGATCAACATGGTGAAGAGCGAAGCGGCGAACGGCACACCGCTCTTCAGGACGGGCGGCATTACCAACTACAGCGCGAGCGCGAGCGGCGGATCGGGAATCTATCGGCACTTCATCTCCGGCGAGTTCAGCGATGCCGAGGGCATCGTGTCGTCGAATGCGCGAACGCAGAAGAATGTGCGCGCCAATCTCTCGATCGTGCCGAGCAGCAAGCTCAGCATCGAGACGAGCACCGGTTACCTAACGAGTTGGACGTCGACAACGGGTGAAGGCGGCTCGGCCAGCGCGATCTGGGGTGAGCTCGCGATTCCTCAGCGTACTCTCGCGGCCTGTCCGATTCTGTTCAATCCCGTGCCGCGAGGTTGTGGATGGGCGCGTGGCAGCATCGTGTCGCCACCCGAGGTGTATGCGCAGACACAAAACTGGCAGGATGTCAGGCGTTTCACGGGCAGCGCGTCGATTCGGTATGAGCCGTTCTCGTGGATGTCGCATCGCTTTCTCATCGGCACCGACTACACGCTCGAGGACGTCAATTCGTTTTTGCCGTATCAGACCGATTCGGTCATCACCTTCTTCCTCGGCTCGCGGTTCGACGGATCGCGCTCGGAGACGACGCAGCAGACGACCTACAACACGTACGACTACGCCGGTGGCGTTCACTTCAACGTGCGGCCCGAGCTCATCGCGAAGAGCACCGTCGGCTTCCAGTACTACACCAACAAGCAAACGGCGTTGACGGCGTCGGGCACGCACTTTCCAACGCCCGGTCTCTCGACGATCTCGGCGACTGGAACCAAGGGCGCGCCGACGTCGTCGCTCGTCGCCAACAACACGCTCGGCGGGTACTTCCAGCAAGAGTTCGCGCTGAACAATCGGCTGTTCCTCACCGGCGCGGCGCGCGTCGACAACAACAGCGCGTTCGGCAGCGACGCCAAGTTCACGACGTACCCGAAGGTCAGTGCATCGTGGGTCGCGAGCGACGATCCCGCCGCGCGACGATTCCTGCCCTCGTGGGTGAGTGAGCTGCGGTTCCGCGGCGCGTATGGCGGCTCCGGTCAACAACCGCTCACCAACTCGGCGCTGCGAACGCTGGCGCCAGTCGCCGGACCAAACGGCCTAACGACTCTAACGAACAACACGATCGGCAATCCCGAGCTCAAGCCCGAGCGCGTCCTCGGCACCGAGGCTGGATTCGAGACGGGTCTGCTCGACGATCGCTTCGGCGTCGATCTCACGCTGTATCGCGACGTGTCGCACGACGCGATTCTCGCGAGCACCGTCGCGCCGTCGACCGCGTTCGGCGCGAGCACGCAGTACATCAACGCGGGGCAGATCAACAAGAAGGGATACGAGCTCGCCCTGAAGGGCCAGCTGCTCAACCGGCCCAGATATGGCTGGGATATGCAATTCAACCTCGCCGGCGTGTCGTCGAAGATCATCAAGCTCGGCTCCGGCGGCGACACGTTGATCAACGTGACTGGCGGCAACACGCAGGTCGGCACGGTCGGCGACGTGTTCCAGCGCATCGGATATTCGCCCTTCGACCTGTTCACCTACCGCGTTGTGAGCGCGACGTTCGATCCGGTGACTCGTAAGGCAATCAACGCGATATGCGACGACGGTCGCGGCGGTACGACGCCGTGCTTCGTGCCGGGCACGTCGACCGTCGCGGCGCCACTCGTCTTCGTTGGACACTCGATTCCGACGACGACGGGATCGTGGATCAACACGTTTCGATTCAGCGCGTTCCGCCTCTACGTGATGATGGATTTCCAGCGGGGCTTCAAGAAGACGGACACGAACTACGAGCAAACATGTCAGGTCTTCAATGATTGCCTCGAGAACATCTATCCCGAGCGATACAGCCCAGCCGTTGTTGCCCAGGCGCAGAATGGCGGACAGCTCCAGAACTACTGGATCCGATCGGCAAATTTCGTGAAGATGCGCGAAGTGGCGCTGACGTTCGATGCACCGCTGCACGCCGTTCACTACGTCGGCGCGAAATCGCTCGCGATCACCGTCAGCGCCCGCAACCTCGGGATGTGGACCAAGTACACGGGTCTCGATCCCGAGAACAGTCTCATCGCGCCGAGCGGCATGAGCGGCAATATCGGCACGGACCAAACCGAATTCCCACAGCTCACGTCGGTCGTGATTGGTGTCCGCCTTGGTTACTAG